One part of the Streptosporangiales bacterium genome encodes these proteins:
- a CDS encoding DUF521 domain-containing protein, whose translation MRLTDEERAIRAGDAGAGATMAMRIVLGLARAVDAPRLLPVESAHVDGCLYHGRAGLDFARRLVELGGQVSVPTTLNVGSLDLLHPGLVRRTADTEPARELMDAYVALGCRPTWTCAPYQLTHRPEFGSHVAWAESNAVAFVNSVLGARTDRYGDFLDISAAIVGRVPDAGLHRTEHRKARLVVDVSSVSQALLDTDVGWAALGYAVGRLAGTGVPAVVGVRSAVPEERLKAFGAAAASAGGVGLFHVVGVTPEAPTLDAVWPADGAVTETALATADLAQVHDELSTAGTDRIDAVSLGTPHFSVAEFAELSELLAVGGPVQQDVSCYVSTSRAVLDEVTELGYAHLCERVGVRILVDTCTYVAPVLDPGVRVVMTNSGKWASYAPTNIGVAVVLGSLAECVASARDGRVRRDAALWR comes from the coding sequence CGACGAGGAGCGCGCGATCCGTGCCGGCGACGCCGGCGCGGGGGCCACCATGGCCATGCGGATCGTGCTCGGCCTCGCCCGCGCCGTCGACGCGCCACGGCTGCTGCCGGTCGAGTCTGCGCACGTGGACGGCTGCCTCTACCACGGCCGGGCGGGTCTGGACTTCGCGCGCCGGCTGGTGGAGCTCGGCGGGCAGGTGTCCGTGCCGACCACGCTGAACGTCGGGTCGCTCGACCTGCTGCACCCTGGGCTCGTACGCAGGACGGCGGACACCGAGCCGGCGCGGGAGCTGATGGACGCGTACGTCGCGCTCGGCTGCCGGCCCACCTGGACGTGCGCGCCGTACCAGCTGACCCATCGGCCCGAGTTCGGCAGCCACGTCGCGTGGGCGGAGTCGAACGCGGTGGCGTTCGTGAACTCGGTGCTCGGCGCGCGCACCGACCGCTACGGCGACTTCCTGGACATCAGCGCGGCGATCGTCGGCCGGGTGCCGGACGCGGGCCTGCACCGCACGGAGCACCGGAAGGCGCGGCTGGTGGTCGATGTCTCGTCCGTGTCGCAGGCGCTGCTCGACACCGACGTCGGCTGGGCGGCGCTCGGGTACGCGGTGGGCCGGCTGGCCGGCACCGGTGTGCCCGCGGTCGTCGGGGTGCGGTCGGCCGTGCCGGAGGAGCGGTTGAAGGCGTTCGGCGCGGCGGCGGCGTCCGCCGGCGGCGTCGGGCTGTTCCACGTGGTCGGCGTGACCCCGGAGGCGCCGACGCTCGACGCCGTGTGGCCGGCCGACGGCGCGGTGACCGAGACCGCGCTGGCCACCGCCGACCTGGCGCAGGTGCACGACGAGCTGAGCACCGCGGGCACCGACCGCATCGACGCCGTGAGTCTCGGCACCCCGCACTTCTCCGTCGCCGAGTTCGCCGAGCTGAGCGAGCTGCTCGCGGTGGGCGGCCCTGTACAGCAAGACGTCAGCTGCTACGTGTCGACCAGCCGTGCCGTGCTCGACGAGGTGACGGAGCTCGGCTACGCGCACCTGTGCGAGCGCGTGGGCGTACGGATCCTCGTCGACACGTGTACGTACGTCGCGCCGGTGCTCGACCCCGGTGTGCGGGTGGTGATGACGAACTCGGGCAAGTGGGCGTCGTACGCGCCCACGAACATCGGTGTCGCCGTGGTGCTCGGCTCGCTGGCGGAGTGCGTGGCGTCGGCGCGGGACGGACGGGTGCGCCGTGACGCGGCACTGTGGCGTTGA